One Natator depressus isolate rNatDep1 chromosome 13, rNatDep2.hap1, whole genome shotgun sequence genomic region harbors:
- the CCNB1IP1 gene encoding E3 ubiquitin-protein ligase CCNB1IP1, giving the protein MSMCEDMLLCNYRKCRVKLSGYAWVTACSHIFCDQHGSGEFSRSPAVCPACNSTLSGKLDIVRTELSPSEEYKAMVLAGLRPEIVLDISSRALAFWTYQVHQERLYQEYTYSKAEGHLKQMEKVYTQQLQSKDMELTSMKSEVSSLKKVLEEYKKKFSELSEKLMERNRQYQKLQGLYDSLRLRNIAMANQEAVHEPPMMPQPVVFGFPLGNAARFPGDTTPVQGRCGEGDFHFKPFFATSPPAGESGNSFFTFTSPSNELEPHPGASRTYKMKRM; this is encoded by the exons ATGTCCATGTGTGAGGACATGTTGCTGTGCAATTACCGCAAGTGCCGTGTCAAGCTCTCCGGCTATGCCTGGGTCACAGCTTGTTCACACATCTTCTGTGACCAGCACGGCAGTGGGGAATTCAGCCGTTCACCAGCAGTCTGTCCCGCCTGCAACAGCACCCTCTCTGGCAAGCTGGACATTGTTCGCACTGAGCTAAGTCCCTCTGAGGAATACAAGGCCATGGTGTTGGCTGGACTGCGGCCAGAGATTGTGCTGGACATCAGCTCCCGCGCATTGGCCTTCTGGACATACCAG GTTCACCAGGAGCGCCTGTACCAGGAATACACCTACAGCAAGGCCGAGGGACACCTGAAGCAGATGGAGAAGGTGTAcactcagcagctgcagagcaagGACATGGAACTGACTTCTATGAAGAGCGAGGTCTCCTCCCTGAAGAAGGTGCTGGAGGAATACAAGAAGAAGTTCAGCGAGCTCTCAGAGAAGCTCATGGAGCGCAACCGCCAATACCAGAAGCTCCAGGGCCTCTATGACAGCCTCCGCCTGCGCAACATTGCCATGGCTAATCAGGAGGCTGTCCATGAGCCTCCCATGATGCCTCAGCCTGTGGTCTTTGGCTTCCCATTGG GTAATGCTGCCAGGTTCCCTGGGGACACCACGCCGGTCCagggcaggtgtggggagggagacttCCACTTCAAACCCTTCTTTGCCACATCCCCACCTGCGGGCGAATCTGGCAACAGCTTCTTCACCTTCACCTCTCCCAGCAATGAGCTGGAGCCTCACCCTGGAGCCAGCAGGACCTACAAGATGAAGAGGATGTAA